From Verrucomicrobiota bacterium, one genomic window encodes:
- a CDS encoding helix-turn-helix transcriptional regulator: protein MNTSSTSNLLRIPGDLAGEPNSRFLQAGGLCFGEYHQRVEQKPRNIFVTEHTLIFVSKGAKEFRFPDKEIIVEAGKAIFLKRGCYLLCESVPDHSRYESISIFFNESAVQKFWLGLDLSDTNSSSVSPENSEMVILEMSPALEHFRDTIMSCFSYEGSFLEQLLTMKLHELLLLLLDTPIAGELKAFFGEIFDEKRTDPEYIVSENVLTPLSLEDYARLSNRSLSSFKRAFKQKTGQTPGNWILDNRLKHARMLVQATGKTISEIGGESGFNNASSFIRSYRTRFGVTPVADRKSA from the coding sequence GTGAATACTTCATCTACGTCGAACTTACTCCGTATCCCGGGCGATCTTGCTGGCGAACCTAACAGTCGCTTCCTGCAAGCCGGTGGGCTCTGTTTCGGCGAATACCATCAACGCGTCGAACAAAAGCCGCGCAATATATTCGTGACGGAGCACACGCTCATTTTCGTTTCCAAGGGAGCGAAGGAGTTTCGCTTTCCGGATAAGGAAATCATAGTCGAGGCGGGCAAAGCCATTTTTCTTAAACGTGGCTGCTACCTGCTTTGCGAGAGTGTGCCCGACCATTCCAGATACGAGAGCATATCGATTTTCTTCAACGAATCAGCAGTCCAGAAATTTTGGCTCGGTCTCGATCTTTCGGATACGAATTCCAGCTCGGTTTCTCCCGAGAACAGTGAAATGGTGATCCTCGAAATGTCTCCGGCCCTGGAACATTTTCGTGATACGATCATGAGCTGCTTCAGCTACGAGGGAAGTTTTCTGGAACAGCTCCTCACAATGAAATTACACGAGCTGCTACTCCTCTTGCTCGACACGCCCATCGCAGGCGAGCTGAAGGCTTTCTTTGGCGAAATATTCGACGAGAAACGCACCGACCCCGAGTATATCGTTTCCGAAAACGTGCTGACTCCTCTCAGTCTTGAGGACTACGCCCGACTTTCCAATCGTAGCCTCTCCTCTTTTAAACGCGCTTTCAAACAGAAGACCGGCCAAACTCCCGGAAATTGGATTCTGGATAATCGCTTGAAGCATGCGCGGATGCTGGTGCAAGCCACCGGCAAGACCATCAGTGAAATCGGAGGCGAAAGCGGGTTCAATAACGCATCCAGCTTTATTCGATCCTATCGCACACGATTCGGAGTGACGCCGGTTGCGGATCGCAAATCCGCTTGA
- a CDS encoding SRPBCC family protein, with the protein MSLHRPNFLLCRFFLFALMISGLGQAPLNAEIPKNMAKDVHIETSHEFDLPADAVWNLIAGFDTLPDYHAAVPESRLEHGGAVRYLTISDDAGGGIVVERLVYFDDNAMTFSYKIIKLIGSPMPFRNYQAWVKLESTGKNSCKLNWNSSFNVEGASKKEAEELALVIYQGCYDGITRVLAK; encoded by the coding sequence ATGAGTTTACATAGACCCAACTTTTTGCTGTGCCGCTTTTTCTTATTCGCCTTGATGATTTCGGGACTCGGCCAGGCACCCCTAAACGCGGAAATACCCAAAAACATGGCTAAAGATGTACACATCGAAACCTCCCACGAATTCGATCTTCCGGCAGACGCCGTTTGGAATCTGATCGCAGGCTTCGACACGTTGCCTGACTATCACGCAGCCGTTCCAGAAAGTCGCTTGGAACACGGAGGCGCCGTTCGCTATCTTACGATTTCCGACGACGCGGGCGGAGGCATTGTTGTTGAGCGTTTGGTGTATTTCGATGATAACGCCATGACTTTCAGCTATAAAATCATCAAACTCATCGGCAGCCCGATGCCTTTCCGGAATTACCAGGCCTGGGTAAAACTCGAGTCTACCGGCAAGAATTCCTGTAAGCTCAATTGGAACAGCTCTTTTAATGTAGAAGGTGCGAGTAAGAAGGAAGCCGAAGAGCTTGCGCTTGTTATCTACCAAGGTTGCTATGATGGGATCACGCGCGTCCTTGCCAAATAG
- a CDS encoding TIM barrel protein has protein sequence MKKISLTAFTLFVFTFTCLAADKSSQDTYPLGVFNFDFARLGEDAASQISELKSIGYGGLVLNLTNPKELKTLERYQSVVGDDAFEVYAGYVVIAFEKDIAAQNAYLDNVIKALKKSDAKLWVILRVRGGQKVEGKQALDFLRSLAERTKAGGVELVIYPHWSGGDPRNVCLIESAEDAIPFVEAVDSDNLFISLHLCHEIKAGNGHRLNEVAANIKPWLRLPSINGADIDAVNEAEGWKRGIQPLTQGDYDSSQLLEALKSIGYKGPVILHTWGLQKAAADHHQTSFKRFQEMVDAL, from the coding sequence ATGAAAAAAATCTCCTTAACCGCATTCACGCTTTTTGTATTCACATTTACCTGTTTAGCGGCAGATAAGTCGAGTCAGGATACCTATCCCCTCGGGGTCTTCAATTTCGACTTCGCCCGACTGGGCGAGGACGCAGCCAGTCAGATTAGCGAATTGAAATCGATTGGCTATGGTGGATTGGTTCTGAATTTAACGAATCCAAAAGAACTTAAGACGCTGGAGCGGTATCAATCGGTAGTCGGCGATGACGCATTTGAGGTATACGCAGGCTATGTCGTCATTGCTTTCGAAAAGGACATCGCTGCGCAAAATGCGTACCTTGATAATGTAATTAAGGCCCTTAAGAAATCGGACGCAAAGCTGTGGGTTATCCTGCGAGTACGGGGCGGGCAAAAAGTCGAAGGCAAGCAGGCCTTAGACTTCCTGCGCTCGTTGGCAGAACGCACCAAAGCGGGAGGGGTCGAGCTGGTTATCTATCCACATTGGTCCGGCGGCGATCCCCGCAACGTCTGCCTCATCGAATCAGCGGAGGATGCCATACCGTTTGTTGAAGCAGTAGATAGCGACAACCTTTTCATTTCGCTCCATCTCTGTCATGAAATCAAGGCTGGCAATGGACACCGGCTCAATGAAGTGGCGGCAAATATCAAGCCCTGGCTTCGACTGCCTTCGATCAACGGCGCCGACATAGATGCGGTGAATGAGGCGGAAGGATGGAAACGCGGTATCCAGCCTTTGACCCAGGGCGATTACGATTCGTCTCAGTTGCTGGAAGCCCTGAAATCAATCGGATATAAAGGACCGGTAATCTTGCATACCTGGGGCCTCCAGAAAGCGGCTGCGGATCATCATCAAACGTCGTTCAAGCGATTCCAGGAAATGGTGGATGCGCTTTAA
- a CDS encoding PSD1 and planctomycete cytochrome C domain-containing protein yields the protein MRIPRRLIFAAFIVGQSLFAAEGASDPNQTAGVSFEQDIAPILEAKCLGCHNPNQLKGDFSMATLEEIQAASEEYVVPGNAADSMLYWITLPLDEGEAPEMPEEGDALTEEETKKLAAWIDAGAEWPEGLVLKEASKADENWWSFQPVSETELDSIDAFIEAELREEGLVMNPESGRRTVIRRVTLDLTGLPPTPEEVETFINDPDPRAYEKLIDSLLASPRYGERWAQHWLDVIRWAETVGFETNIQRPNAWPYRDWVIESLNGDLPYDRFIFEQLAGDTVGEDAALGFLVAGPANLPPQVGRDEAAMRGARQDELDEVVRTVGQAFLGVTIGCARCHDHKFDPILQSDYYSMQAIFAGLAYGERRHRGPENDAWTSDIPRAREQLETTQVELEALRKKYGLRKAIEDVHTDSILPVRAQAIRMRIEATGNGKEASLYEFEVWSTKEGNIESTNVALAEKGAQPSASSFALANQSRHFDNLVDGSIDKRQAFPWVSKETGPAWIRVDFAESATIDRIIWHRGSSIPAAYVIEVLPPDSDKWHEVAHTRDRLLRSDDTRKADAVHFESLDQEETQLIVRKTAALRSAERELARLSAGPRVYAASFTENPEATYLLRRGDSMQRLNEVLPDIPKVLGELAIAADVPEAERRLALANHLTQPNHPLTARVLVNRVWQHHFGTGLVETSSDFGYMGAAPSHPALLDWLAGTFVAEGWSLKKLHRLILSSKTFRQSSSPQTEALSVDADSRLLWRFPPRRLEAEALRDSILSVSGKLNFEMGGQGFDFFNQRGGLSDYLPKETFDESGWRRMIYAHKVRMISVDIFGAFDCPEAGQMKPNRTRSITPVQSLGLLNSPFVNRQAAYFAERLYQEVGDNLDAQIDRAFSLALSRPPSLNERQQLIALAEDHGLEQVCRAIFNTSEFAFLQ from the coding sequence ATGAGGATACCCCGCCGACTGATTTTTGCTGCCTTTATAGTAGGGCAAAGTCTGTTCGCGGCAGAGGGCGCCAGCGATCCCAATCAAACTGCCGGAGTCAGCTTCGAGCAAGACATCGCTCCGATTCTTGAAGCTAAGTGCCTGGGATGTCACAACCCGAACCAGCTGAAGGGCGATTTTTCCATGGCTACCCTCGAAGAAATTCAGGCGGCCAGTGAGGAGTACGTGGTTCCAGGAAACGCGGCTGACAGCATGCTCTATTGGATTACCTTGCCTCTGGACGAAGGGGAAGCGCCTGAAATGCCAGAGGAGGGAGACGCATTGACCGAAGAGGAAACGAAGAAGCTGGCTGCCTGGATCGATGCAGGAGCGGAGTGGCCCGAAGGCCTGGTTCTCAAAGAAGCATCGAAGGCGGATGAAAACTGGTGGTCATTTCAACCGGTTTCCGAAACTGAGCTTGATTCGATTGATGCATTTATCGAAGCGGAGCTCAGGGAAGAAGGATTGGTGATGAATCCTGAGTCAGGCAGGCGCACGGTGATTCGGCGAGTGACATTGGACCTGACCGGCTTGCCGCCGACTCCGGAGGAAGTGGAGACATTTATAAACGATCCTGATCCACGTGCTTATGAAAAACTGATTGATAGCTTGCTGGCATCACCCCGCTATGGTGAGCGCTGGGCGCAGCACTGGTTGGATGTCATTCGTTGGGCGGAAACCGTGGGTTTCGAAACCAATATCCAGCGACCCAATGCATGGCCTTACCGAGACTGGGTGATTGAATCCCTCAACGGAGACCTGCCCTATGATCGTTTCATTTTTGAACAGCTCGCCGGTGACACGGTGGGCGAAGACGCTGCGCTGGGTTTCCTGGTTGCCGGTCCGGCAAATCTTCCTCCCCAAGTCGGTCGGGACGAGGCCGCCATGCGGGGCGCCAGGCAGGACGAGCTAGACGAAGTGGTCCGTACTGTTGGTCAGGCTTTTCTGGGAGTCACCATCGGTTGCGCTCGGTGCCACGATCACAAATTTGATCCCATCCTGCAAAGTGATTACTATTCGATGCAGGCGATCTTCGCCGGACTCGCCTACGGTGAGCGACGCCATCGTGGACCAGAAAATGATGCTTGGACCTCCGATATTCCCAGAGCAAGAGAACAATTGGAAACGACCCAAGTGGAACTTGAAGCGTTGCGTAAGAAATATGGCTTGCGCAAAGCGATAGAGGACGTCCACACGGATTCCATTCTACCTGTTAGAGCTCAGGCCATTCGTATGCGGATAGAGGCAACAGGTAATGGAAAGGAGGCTTCGCTTTATGAATTCGAAGTTTGGTCAACGAAGGAAGGAAACATCGAATCCACCAATGTCGCCCTGGCTGAGAAGGGTGCTCAACCATCGGCTTCCAGTTTTGCATTGGCTAATCAATCGCGCCACTTCGACAATTTGGTCGACGGCTCGATTGACAAGCGTCAGGCCTTTCCCTGGGTTTCGAAGGAAACCGGTCCGGCTTGGATCCGTGTAGATTTTGCTGAATCCGCCACGATCGACCGGATTATTTGGCATCGCGGGAGTAGCATACCTGCGGCCTACGTCATTGAAGTGCTTCCTCCCGATTCGGATAAATGGCACGAGGTCGCACACACGCGAGACCGTCTTCTCAGAAGCGACGACACGCGCAAGGCTGATGCAGTCCATTTTGAGTCACTCGATCAGGAGGAAACGCAACTGATTGTCAGAAAAACGGCGGCTCTTCGCTCTGCGGAAAGAGAGCTAGCCCGTCTATCGGCTGGTCCCCGGGTATACGCGGCAAGCTTCACCGAGAATCCGGAAGCCACCTACCTGCTTCGGCGTGGGGATTCCATGCAACGACTGAACGAGGTTCTCCCCGACATTCCCAAAGTTCTTGGAGAACTTGCTATCGCCGCGGATGTGCCCGAAGCCGAACGTCGCCTTGCACTGGCGAACCATCTGACCCAACCCAATCACCCGCTTACAGCGCGGGTCCTGGTTAATCGTGTCTGGCAACACCACTTCGGTACCGGTCTTGTCGAAACGTCTTCAGATTTCGGGTACATGGGGGCGGCGCCTTCTCATCCAGCGCTTCTCGACTGGCTTGCGGGAACCTTTGTCGCCGAGGGTTGGTCGCTCAAAAAACTCCACCGGCTTATTCTTAGTTCGAAGACGTTTCGGCAATCCAGTTCACCGCAGACGGAGGCCCTGTCGGTGGACGCTGACTCGCGACTGTTGTGGCGGTTTCCGCCACGGCGTTTGGAAGCCGAAGCTCTGCGTGACTCGATCCTGAGTGTGAGCGGAAAATTGAATTTTGAGATGGGTGGGCAAGGATTCGATTTTTTCAATCAACGCGGCGGACTCTCGGACTACCTGCCGAAGGAAACCTTCGATGAGAGTGGTTGGCGGCGTATGATATACGCCCACAAGGTTCGCATGATATCGGTCGATATTTTCGGAGCCTTCGATTGTCCCGAGGCCGGACAAATGAAACCAAACCGCACTCGCTCCATCACGCCCGTGCAATCACTTGGGTTGCTTAATAGCCCATTTGTTAATCGTCAAGCTGCGTACTTTGCCGAGCGCCTTTATCAGGAAGTTGGCGACAACCTTGACGCTCAAATAGATCGAGCATTTTCACTAGCCCTTTCCCGACCTCCTTCACTCAACGAACGTCAGCAGCTGATTGCCTTGGCTGAAGATCATGGTCTCGAGCAGGTTTGCCGTGCCATTTTCAACACCAGTGAATTTGCTTTTCTTCAATGA